A single window of Lagopus muta isolate bLagMut1 chromosome 23, bLagMut1 primary, whole genome shotgun sequence DNA harbors:
- the LOC125703962 gene encoding uncharacterized protein LOC125703962: protein MAIVDVGQRPPGVSTLAFSPKGPLLVLLATYLRCKKSGRWCPERGAVPAQPGCCLCWSPGQSCSRALPGAGLAAQGGSACSCCGAALARGCVQWAGSQNAAVPCQLAEMGGSNRAQEGRIHTEGLFGLAHSRPPLAVAHTWLFPHRHSLPVSRGLGHLWGSALAQGRAAERSAPPAARSGCRDGADPVGLSRAMPCRAAVPCVPTPRAPVPAHRSALSAWLGTVAVLLCTVLSPGWVEAQPFPFRDPTLPWHRRLEDLLDRLTPAEMVLQMARGGALQNGPAPPIPRLGIAPYNWNTECLRGDAEAPGWATAFPQALGLAAAFSPELVYRVANATATEVRAKHNSFIAAGRYDDHTGLSCFSPVLNIMRHPLWGRNQETYGEDPYLTAELATSFVQGLQGQHPRYIKASAGCKHFSVHGGPENIPVSRLSFDAQVLERDWRTTFLPQFQACVRAGSYSFMCSYNRINGVPACANKKLLTDILRGEWGFEGYVVSDEGAVELILLGHRYTQTYLETAIASVNAGLNLELSYGVRNNVFMHIPKALAMGNITLETLRDRVRPLFYTRLRLGEFDPPAMNPYNALELSVVQSPEHRNLSLEAAIKSFVLLKNQRDTLPLRELHGKRLAVVGPFADNPRVLFGDYAPVPEPQYIYTPRRGLQTLSTNISFAAGCREPQCRDYSRDEVEDAVQGADVVLVCLGTGVDVEMEARDREHLSLPGHQLQLLQDAVRAAAGHPVILLLFNAGPLDVSWAQEHDGVGAILACFFPAQATGLAIASILLGEQGASPAGRLPATWPAGMHQVPPMENYTMEGRTYRYYGQEAPLYPFGYGLSYTTFHYRDLVLSPPVLPICANLSVSVVLENTGPRDSEEVVQLYLRWEQPSVPVPRWQLVAFRRVAVPAGGATKLSFVVLAAQRAVWTQQWHLEPGAFTLFAGGQQPEQQMRAPSEVLSAKFSVAGAARALHSC, encoded by the exons ATGGCAATAGTAGATGTGGGGCAGAGGCCTCCTGGTGTTTCTACTTTGGCTTTTAGCCCTAAAGGGCCACTGCTTGTCCTGCTGGCAACATACCTTAGGTGCAAGAAGTCAGGCAGGTGGTGCCCTGAGCGTGGGGCTGTGCCAGCGCAGCCcggctgctgcctctgctggagCCCAGGGcagtcctgcagcagggctctcCCTGGAGCCGGGTTGGCTGCACAGGGTGGCTCTGCCTGTTCCTGCTGCGGAGCAGCCCTGGCCAGGGGCTGTGTGCAGTGGGCTGGAAGCCAGAACGCAGCCGTGCCCTGCCAGCTGGCAGAAATGGGTGGCAGCAACAGGGCACAGGAAGGGAGAATCCATACGGAGGGTCTGTTCGGGTTGGCTCACTCGCGGCCTCCCCTCGCTGTCGCGCACACGTGGCTCTTCCCACACCGCCATTCTCTTCCCGTTTCCCGTGGCCTGGGACATCTCTGGGGCTCCGCTCTGGCTCAGGGCCGGGCTGCAGAGCGCTCCGCCCCGCCGGCAGCACGCAGCGGATGCCGGGATGGGGCTGATCCCGTCGGTCTGAGCCGAGCCATGCCGTGCCGAGCCGCCGTCCCGTGCGTCCCAACCCCGAGGGCTCCAGTCCCAGCGCATCGCAGCGCGCTGTCAGCGTGGCTCGGAACTGTGGCGGTGCTGCTGTGCACGGTGCTGAGCCCTGGATGGGTTGAAGCGCAGCCCTTTCCTTTCCGAGACCCAACGCTGCCCTGGCACCGCCGCCTGGAGGACCTGCTGGACCGGCTGACCCCCGCCGAGATGGTGCTGCAG ATGGCGAGGGGGGGAGCCCTGCAGAACGGCCCCGCACCCCCCATCCCACGCCTGGGCATCGCGCCCTACAACTGGAACACCGAGTGCCTGCGGGGCGATGCGGAGGCACCCGGCTGGGCCACGGCTTTTCCCCAGGCGCTGGGGTtggctgctgccttcag CCCTGAGCTCGTGTACCGAGTGGCCAACGCCACGGCCACCGAAGTGCGTGCCAAGCACAACTCCTTCATCGCTGCCGGCCGCTACGATGACCACACGGGGCTCAGCTGCTTCAGTCCTGTGCTCAACATCATGAGGCACCCGCTGTGGGGCAGGAATCAG GAGACGTACGGGGAGGATCCGTACCTGACTGCAGAGCTGGCCACGAGCTTTGTGCAGGGCCTGCAGGGTCAGCACCCCCGCTACATCAAGGCCAGTGCTGGCTGCAAGCACTTCAGCGTGCACGGTGGCCCTGAGAACATCCCCGTGTCCAGGCTCAGCTTTGATGCCCAG GTGCTGGAACGGGACTGGCGCACCACCTTCCTGCCCCAGTTCCAGGCATGTGTGCGTGCCGGGTCCTACAGCTTCATGTGCAGCTACAATAG GATCAATGGCGTCCCTGCCTGCGCCAACAAGAAGCTGCTGACGGACATCCTGAGGGGCGAGTGGGGCTTCGAGGGCTACGTGGTGAGCGACGAGGGGGCTGTGGAGCTCATCCTGCTGGGGCACCGCTACACACAGACCTACCTGGAGACGGCCATTG CGTCGGTGAACGCCGGCCTCAACCTGGAGCTGTCCTACGGCGTGAGGAACAACGTCTTCATGCACATCCCCAAGGCCTTGGCCATGGGCAACATCACGCTGGAG ACGCTGCGTGACCGCGTCCGGCCCCTGTTCTACACACGGCTGCGGCTGGGGGAGTTCGACCCCCCGGCCATGAACCCCTACAACGCCCTGGAGCTGAGCGTGGTGCAGAGCCCTGAGCACCGCAACCTCTCACTGGAGGCAGCCATCAAGAGCTTCGTGCTGCTGAAGAACCAGCGGGACACGCTGCCGCTCCGCGAGCTGCATGGCAAGCGCCTGGCG GTAGTGGGTCCCTTTGCAGACAACCCCCGTGTGCTGTTTGGGGACTACGCACCGGTGCCGGAGCCACAGTACATCTACACACCACG GAGGGGGCTGCAAACACTGTCAACCAACATCAGCTTTGCTGCGGGCTGCCGGGAGCCGCAGTGCCGGGATTACTCAAGGGATGAGGTGGAGGATGCGGTGCAGGGAGCTGATGTGGTGCTGGTGTGCCTGGGGACGG GGGTAGATGTGGAGATGGAGGCGAGGGACCGCGAGCACCTGTCCCTGCCTGGacaccagctgcagctgctgcaggatgctgtgcGTGCAG CTGCTGGGCACCCCGtcatcctgctgctgttcaATGCGGGGCCTCTGGATGTGAGCTGGGCACAGGAGCATGACGGCGTGGGGGCCATCTTGGCCTGCTTCTTTCCTGCCCAGGCCACTGGCCTGGCCATTGCCAGCATCCTGCTGGGCGAGCAGGgggccagccctgcaggcaggctgCCAGCCACATGGCCTGCAGGCATGCACCAG GTGCCCCCAATGGAGAACTACACCATGGAGGGTCGGACGTACCGCTACTACGGACAGGAGGCTCCCCTCTACCCCTTTGGATACGGGCTGTCCTACACCACCTTCCACTACCGGGACCTGGTGCTGAGCCCCCCGGTGCTGCCCATCTGCGCCAACCTCTCCGTGTCGGTGGTGCTGGAGAACACGGGGCCACGTGACAGTGAGGAG GTGGTGCAGCTGTACCTGCGCTGGGAGCAGCCGTCTGTGCCGGTGCCGCGCTGGCAGCTGGTGGCTTTCCGCCGCGTGGCCGTTCCTGCTGGTGGTGCCACCAAGCTGTCCTTCGTGGTGTTGGCTGCCCAGCGTGCCGTCTGGACCCAGCAGTGGCACCTGGAGCCCGGAGCCTTCACGCTCTTtgctggtgggcagcagccagagcagcagatGCGGGCACCCTCGGAAGTGTTGAGCGCAAAGTTCAGTGTCGCTGGGGCTGCCCgggcactgcacagctgttaG